A region of Drosophila suzukii chromosome 2L, CBGP_Dsuzu_IsoJpt1.0, whole genome shotgun sequence DNA encodes the following proteins:
- the RluA-1 gene encoding uncharacterized protein RluA-1 isoform X2, with translation MQNSPAPCAWYLPWSLAAQQHQQKMLQMQSPFLDKMGAPSVGGIFAAQPQMQQQLSPNTAAAPPANYQQPALHPSAAPGAHFHMGSPYNHLAPQLLNAGQLNQNALANQSHMMHSAMFSSLPLGAYYAPAAGGGHAAYGGVPLTPAAQQSLMAATGGAPGAHMGAQQTPAHVPVQMPVQMAPRPNPSACSMVQPLNCLPHQELNHLSSINLNLLRSPASSLPAIQVLPSAEVPINKKTTSPRDSESLKIKIPEKRKTDDNDQIKELKKAKLETKALKAKRPGFTDERYQETSYYMENGLRKVYPYYFTFTTFTKGRWVGEKILDIFSREFRAHPAEEYERCIQTGTLTVNFEKVPIDYRLKHNDLLANIVHRYTHVDGIGTTP, from the exons TCCCCGGCTCCGTGTGCCTGGTACTTGCCCTGGTCTCTGGCCGcccagcagcaccagcagaaGATGTTGCAGATGCAGTCGCCGTTTCTGGACAAGATGGGGGCCCCCTCGGTGGGCGGGATCTTCGCCGCCCAGCCGCAGATGCAGCAGCAACTGTCGCCCAACACGGCGGCAGCTCCTCCGGCCAACTACCAGCAGCCCGCTCTGCACCCAAGTGCCGCCCCTGGAGCCCACTTCCACATGGGATCGCCGTACAATCACTTGGCTCCCCAGCTCCTGAATGCCGGACAGCTGAACCAGAATGCACTGGCCAACCAATCCCACATGATGCACTCCGCCATGTTCTCTTCCCTGCCACTCGGAGCCTACTATGCCCCGGCAGCCGGCGGAGGTCACGCGGCCTATGGTGGAGTTCCCCTGACTCCGGCTGCCCAGCAGTCCCTAATGGCGGCCACCGGAGGAGCACCTGGTGCCCACATGGGTGCCCAGCAAACACCTGCCCACGTGCCGGTCCAGATGCCAGTGCAAATGGCCCCGCGGCCCAATCCTTCCGCCTGCTCCATGGTCCAGCCACTCAACTGCCTGCCCCACCAGGAACTGAATCACCTGTCGTCCATCAATCTCAACCTGCTGCGGAGCCCAGCGTCCTCGCTCCCAGCCATCCAGGTCTTGCCAAGTGCCGAGGTGCCGATTAATAAAAAG ACAACCTCTCCAAGGGACTCCGAAAGTCTTAAAATTAAGATACCAGAAAAGCGGAAAACAGACGATAATGATCAAATAAAAGAATTGAAAAAA GCCAAGCTGGAGACAAAAGCGTTGAAGGCTAAGAGACCGGGATTTACGGATGAAAGATATCAAGAAACTTCCTACTATATGGAAAATG GACTTCGCAAGGTATACCCATACTACTTTACATTCACAACCTTCACGAAAGGCCGCTGGGTTGGCGAAAAGATTTTGGATATATTTTCTCGGGAGTTCCGAGCACATCCTGCCGAGGAATACGAGCGATGCATTCAAACGGGCACTCTGACAGTCAACTTCGAGAAGGTACCCATTGACTACCGGTTGAAACATAACGATCTGCTCGCTAATATTGTTCACAG GTACACCCATGTGGACGGTATCGGCACAACACCGTAG
- the RluA-1 gene encoding pseudouridylate synthase RPUSD2 isoform X1 codes for MQNSPAPCAWYLPWSLAAQQHQQKMLQMQSPFLDKMGAPSVGGIFAAQPQMQQQLSPNTAAAPPANYQQPALHPSAAPGAHFHMGSPYNHLAPQLLNAGQLNQNALANQSHMMHSAMFSSLPLGAYYAPAAGGGHAAYGGVPLTPAAQQSLMAATGGAPGAHMGAQQTPAHVPVQMPVQMAPRPNPSACSMVQPLNCLPHQELNHLSSINLNLLRSPASSLPAIQVLPSAEVPINKKTTSPRDSESLKIKIPEKRKTDDNDQIKELKKAKLETKALKAKRPGFTDERYQETSYYMENGLRKVYPYYFTFTTFTKGRWVGEKILDIFSREFRAHPAEEYERCIQTGTLTVNFEKVPIDYRLKHNDLLANIVHRHEVPVTCQPIKIVHMDEDIVVVNKPASIPVHPCGRYRHNTVVFILAKEFNLKNLRTIHRLDRLTSGLLLFGRSPKKARQMEQQIRNRQVEKEYICRVEGVFPEGIVECKEPIEVVSYKIGVCKVSPKGKDCTTTFQKLSQNGTTSVVLCKPLTGRMHQIRVHLQYLGYPILNDPLYNHEVFGPQKGRSGDIGGKTDDELIRDLINIHNAENWLGIDCDSDISMFKTTKDEADRESLSSEHTSVVHHSDDDGGVNSRETTPPCTEAQQPESSGKNIERTSIAKEYPVTVQKSSTEISPALLDTMEVPLSGGGCNVNKVSVDEHCYECKVHYRDPKSKDLIMYLHAWKYKGPGWEYETELPNWARNDWDHLDSV; via the exons TCCCCGGCTCCGTGTGCCTGGTACTTGCCCTGGTCTCTGGCCGcccagcagcaccagcagaaGATGTTGCAGATGCAGTCGCCGTTTCTGGACAAGATGGGGGCCCCCTCGGTGGGCGGGATCTTCGCCGCCCAGCCGCAGATGCAGCAGCAACTGTCGCCCAACACGGCGGCAGCTCCTCCGGCCAACTACCAGCAGCCCGCTCTGCACCCAAGTGCCGCCCCTGGAGCCCACTTCCACATGGGATCGCCGTACAATCACTTGGCTCCCCAGCTCCTGAATGCCGGACAGCTGAACCAGAATGCACTGGCCAACCAATCCCACATGATGCACTCCGCCATGTTCTCTTCCCTGCCACTCGGAGCCTACTATGCCCCGGCAGCCGGCGGAGGTCACGCGGCCTATGGTGGAGTTCCCCTGACTCCGGCTGCCCAGCAGTCCCTAATGGCGGCCACCGGAGGAGCACCTGGTGCCCACATGGGTGCCCAGCAAACACCTGCCCACGTGCCGGTCCAGATGCCAGTGCAAATGGCCCCGCGGCCCAATCCTTCCGCCTGCTCCATGGTCCAGCCACTCAACTGCCTGCCCCACCAGGAACTGAATCACCTGTCGTCCATCAATCTCAACCTGCTGCGGAGCCCAGCGTCCTCGCTCCCAGCCATCCAGGTCTTGCCAAGTGCCGAGGTGCCGATTAATAAAAAG ACAACCTCTCCAAGGGACTCCGAAAGTCTTAAAATTAAGATACCAGAAAAGCGGAAAACAGACGATAATGATCAAATAAAAGAATTGAAAAAA GCCAAGCTGGAGACAAAAGCGTTGAAGGCTAAGAGACCGGGATTTACGGATGAAAGATATCAAGAAACTTCCTACTATATGGAAAATG GACTTCGCAAGGTATACCCATACTACTTTACATTCACAACCTTCACGAAAGGCCGCTGGGTTGGCGAAAAGATTTTGGATATATTTTCTCGGGAGTTCCGAGCACATCCTGCCGAGGAATACGAGCGATGCATTCAAACGGGCACTCTGACAGTCAACTTCGAGAAGGTACCCATTGACTACCGGTTGAAACATAACGATCTGCTCGCTAATATTGTTCACAG ACACGAAGTTCCAGTGACTTGTCAACCAATTAAAATTGTGCATATGGATGAGGACATTGTAGTTGTAAATAAGCCAGCATCGATACCT GTACACCCATGTGGACGGTATCGGCACAACACCGTAGTCTTCATACTTGCTAAGGAGTTTAATCTCAAGAACCTTCGCACGATTCACAGACTTGACCGATTGACATCCGGGCTTTTGTTATTTGGACGTAGTCCAAAGAAGGCGCGCCAAATGGAGCAGCAAATTCGCAATAGACAGGTTGAAAAGGAATATATCTGCAGGGTTGAGGGCGTATTTCCAGA GGGTATTGTGGAATGTAAGGAACCCATTGAAGTGGTTAGCTACAAGATTGGCGTTTGCAAAGTATCTCCAAAGGGTAAAGATTGTACGACGACGTTTCAAAAGCTTTCCCAAAATGGCACAACTAGTGTGGTACTTTGCAAACCACTTACTGGAAGAATGCATCAGATAAGAGTGCATTTGCAATACCTAG GTTATCCTATTCTCAACGATCCACTCTATAATCACGAAGTCTTCGGTCCGCAAAAGGGACGATCCGGAGATATTGGTGGAAAGACAGACGATGAGCTTATACGAGATCTCATAAATATACACAATGCTGAGAACTGGCTGGGAATTGATTGTGATTCGGACATATCTATGTTTAAGACCACCAAGGACGAGGCAGATCGGGAAAGTCTCAGCAGTGAGCACACTTCCG TCGTGCATCACAGCGATGATGATGGGGGCGTAAATTCACGGGAAACAACACCTCCATGCACTGAAGCCCAGCAACCAGAAAGTAGCGGTAAAAATATAGAACGCACCAGTATAGCCAAGGAGTATCCAGTTACTGTACAGAAGTCTTCCACGGAAATTTCCCCAGCTCTGCTGGATACAATGGAGGTTCCATTGAGTGGAGGTGGATGTAACGTGAACAAGGTTTCAGTAGATGAGCACTGCTATGAGTGCAAAGTGCACTATCGTGATCCAAAATCAAAGGACCTTATAATGTATCTGCACGCTTGGAAGTACAAG GGCCCTGGATGGGAGTATGAAACGGAGTTACCCAATTGGGCCCGCAACGATTGGGACCACTTAGACTCTGTATGA